One Hevea brasiliensis isolate MT/VB/25A 57/8 chromosome 6, ASM3005281v1, whole genome shotgun sequence genomic window, tttacttaAATTACAAATACATAAACttttttaaaatacataaaaaaaaactcCCTTCCCCGTGAATAAGTTATTCACAcgtgatttattttaaaataactaaataacaatttattttaattaatttttaaagcaaatttaaattactttttaataacgcttataaaaaaaaaaaattgttaaccaATCAACCTCAATTCTAACAATACATCTATGTTTGTCACACGTTACTTATtccaaaagaaaaaaataaaatctaacatAAAAGAGAAATTCTTGTGAAATTTTGATTTtgcattaaattataaattttataatcataATTAATGTTAGTGCAATCCACGTGATTGTGTTAGGAGAAGggatattttgtttttttttttatttattagacAAATTCAAATAGTTTGCCGTCAAATGTGGCAGCTTGGCTGTATTatagaatttattttttaatttcattataaaattatattatattataaatatataatagtaACTatatgcattaaaaaaaaaaaagccaagaaAATTGCTGAAATGCTCTTCCACACATAATGACGCCTACAACTACAAGTTTGTCGTTCACTTGATTGATATCTCCTCTTTTCTTCAGTGTTCAGTGTTCACCGTAAGCTCAAACTGCAGTCCTCAATCATGACTCTATTACCCGCCGTCGCCCTCGCCTCCGCTTCATCGTCACCATGGATTCTCAGAACCTCTCCGCTCGAAATTGCTACTTCTCCTGCAAAAGTTTCTAAACTCTATTTTTCTCCCCTTTCTTCCACCTCGTCTTGTCTCCGTGTAGTCTGTCGGGGAGAATCGCAACCGGCCGACCTCAAATTCGTGCTGCACCATGCCTTGGATTCCTCTGGAATCGATACCACTCATGCCAGAGTAATTCGTCTTATGCATTTCTTCGGCTTAATTTAGTTTTTAGTTTGGTGAATTTGATGGATGATTGGATAATTGATGATTCGTACAGGAAGCGAGGAAGGGATTTTTGTCGCAGATTGAGAAATTAACGATTATAGAGAGGGAAACAAGTATCAGCGTAAATAGACGTGTGGATTTGGGGAAAACGGCGCTTTACATAGCAGCTGAGGATGATTCCCTTGTATCTCACTCTTCGGTTCCGCTCCCTGTGGATTCTTTCATTGATAGATTGTATGACCTATCCATGTGCTTCTGTTCTGATTGTAGCTCGTCCCTCAGGTCTTCTCCCGAGAAATTTCTTGATAGTTTAGAGAAATATTTGTATGTCAAGAAGGTATGATTCTTCAAAATATCCGCTTCCTTTTATGCTTTATACGTTTGGTGCAATGGGATTTTTATTTGCATGGTATGATTTTTTCTCATCAGGGTTTTAGAAGAAGCACTGGAGGGAATCCATTAGACACACGAGCTTTGTATCTTCACTCGGTATGGAATTTTGCTTCCTAGCTTGCATGTTCAAATTCACTGCTACTGAAAATGTTGTCAACTTATCATATTGGCATGCACCTTTTTGCTTGTTTTATATCTATTGAGCAGGTTTTGACACATCGATCAGGTTCATCTGCTATGCTTTCACTTATATACTCTGAAATCCTGAAAGTGCTTCGCTTGTGGAGCCTTTTGGATTTTGATTGTGAGGTATACTTCCCTCATGATCGTTATGGCCTTCCCAAAGGATATCATAAACAGAAAAGTGTGGAGTCTGATCAGCCACACATAATGACAACACAAACTTTTTTGCAGGAGGTAAGTCCAAGTTGGTTTTTAACTTATCAATCAGAAAGGTTTTTATCTTTTTCCTCTGTGGATGCCATGTTACTGAATTTGTGCATACTTCTTTTCAAGTTTAACAAAGTATCCTACATTTCATATTATTTTCTTCTGTTATGTCTTCACATGATTACCTGTCAAACTGCATTAGTTGCTGAAAGTTTGAATTAAATAATATTGTAGTTTTCCTGTGATTGGCACACATATTCTCCATGCATGCTAGCG contains:
- the LOC110641876 gene encoding uncharacterized protein LOC110641876 isoform X2 codes for the protein MTLLPAVALASASSSPWILRTSPLEIATSPAKVSKLYFSPLSSTSSCLRVVCRGESQPADLKFVLHHALDSSGIDTTHAREARKGFLSQIEKLTIIERETSISVNRRVDLGKTALYIAAEDDSLVSHSSVPLPVDSFIDRLYDLSMCFCSDCSSSLRSSPEKFLDSLEKYLYVKKGFRRSTGGNPLDTRALYLHSVLTHRSGSSAMLSLIYSEILKVLRLWSLLDFDCEVYFPHDRYGLPKGYHKQKSVESDQPHIMTTQTFLQEILRNLKETFWPFQNDPTKSSFLRAADAANCIDRSSTAEQSGFQLASAKAAQHRLDRGVWTSVGFGDMRRALSGERLILLESDPKELRDYSILLYHCGFYEQSLQYLKFYMDKKSSSLQKQPTDKFSNMEEDAVEKLMTRLNLISMEDGWSKPSHVRNFLGNNSEPW
- the LOC110641876 gene encoding uncharacterized protein LOC110641876 isoform X1; the protein is MTLLPAVALASASSSPWILRTSPLEIATSPAKVSKLYFSPLSSTSSCLRVVCRGESQPADLKFVLHHALDSSGIDTTHAREARKGFLSQIEKLTIIERETSISVNRRVDLGKTALYIAAEDDSLVSHSSVPLPVDSFIDRLYDLSMCFCSDCSSSLRSSPEKFLDSLEKYLYVKKGFRRSTGGNPLDTRALYLHSVLTHRSGSSAMLSLIYSEILKVLRLWSLLDFDCEVYFPHDRYGLPKGYHKQKSVESDQPHIMTTQTFLQEILRNLKETFWPFQNDPTKSSFLRAADAANCIDRSSTAEQSGFQLASAKAAQHRLDRGVWTSVGFGDMRRALSAGERLILLESDPKELRDYSILLYHCGFYEQSLQYLKFYMDKKSSSLQKQPTDKFSNMEEDAVEKLMTRLNLISMEDGWSKPSHVRNFLGNNSEPW